The candidate division WOR-3 bacterium region ACCCAGGTAGAGATAATTTTTATCTTCGGCCATTAGTACCTCCTGTTTAACTAATTTTATTAAAAATTCCGCATATGGGAATAACTATTTTTCATTATATCCTTGACAATTTTCTTTTTTTAGTTAAACTATGGTGTGATTGCGAGTATAATATTAATGCTGGGGATAGAAACTTCGGATTATCGGATTGAACCAGGGGATGTCTTAGAAGTAGTGGTTTTAGGCCAGGAAGAATTATCCCGAGATTTACTTGTGATGCATAATGGAAATATCACTTTCCCGCTCGTCGGGGACATTAAGGTGGTAGGTCTCACTACTAAGGAGGTAGCTGATACCATTGCGATTTTATTAAAAAAATACTTTGTGCAGCCTTTGGTTTCGGTGATCCTTAAGGGTCCGAGTGTTTCTACGGTGGCAGTTTACGGGGAGGTAGTAAGGCCAGGGACGGTTCAATATCAACGCGGTCTCCGGGTGAGTGATTATGTAGCCCTCGCCGGAGGACCCAATGACCGTGCCAA contains the following coding sequences:
- a CDS encoding polysaccharide biosynthesis/export family protein; its protein translation is MIASIILMLGIETSDYRIEPGDVLEVVVLGQEELSRDLLVMHNGNITFPLVGDIKVVGLTTKEVADTIAILLKKYFVQPLVSVILKGPSVSTVAVYGEVVRPGTVQYQRGLRVSDYVALAGGPNDRANLKKVKVVRNTGNGIKVYTINLENILKKGSEKDNFELKAGDWIYIGKKFMINWGTVLQFATLTLTAVNLYVTVERLK